The following are encoded together in the Halopiger aswanensis genome:
- a CDS encoding DUF7345 domain-containing protein, with protein MRTVFDCIVTALFVAVLILSAAVVPVGASTVPAQSGSASDDTSLIATADLPEADATVTRIELEANGTARWSISVRTRLTNESDVEDYRAFQEQFRADRETYRDRFEQRMTGVVSGAADATGRNMTASAFRAETSIQELPRRWGVVTYSVTWTNFATVADDAVVVGDVFEGGLYLGDGDYLEVVPPAEYEPTETSPPPTETEGRTVVWTGPEEFADQQPTVRFEPAESDATAADETTASSGSFSPPLVGVASIAALALVLGGIAVAVVSDRKPVARIRARLSGAFSSASGPADSADGEATGAATGVADDGASSADGADSASPPDPELLTDEDRVRRLLERNGGRIRQAEIADELEWSASKTSRVVSAMADEGTVEKLRIGRENVIDLLEDSE; from the coding sequence GTGAGAACCGTATTCGACTGCATCGTAACTGCACTATTTGTTGCTGTTCTTATACTATCGGCAGCGGTCGTTCCCGTCGGCGCGTCGACGGTGCCCGCCCAATCGGGTAGCGCGAGCGACGACACGTCCCTCATCGCAACGGCGGACCTCCCCGAAGCCGACGCGACGGTCACGCGGATCGAACTCGAGGCGAACGGGACCGCCCGCTGGTCGATCTCGGTTCGGACGCGCCTCACGAACGAGTCCGACGTCGAGGACTATCGGGCCTTTCAGGAGCAGTTTCGCGCCGACCGCGAGACCTACCGCGACCGGTTCGAGCAGCGGATGACCGGCGTCGTCTCGGGCGCGGCCGACGCGACCGGTCGGAACATGACCGCGTCGGCGTTTCGCGCGGAGACGTCGATCCAGGAACTGCCGCGGCGGTGGGGCGTCGTCACCTACTCGGTCACCTGGACGAACTTCGCCACGGTTGCGGACGACGCGGTCGTCGTCGGCGACGTGTTCGAGGGCGGCCTCTACCTCGGCGACGGCGACTACCTCGAGGTCGTGCCGCCCGCGGAGTACGAACCGACGGAGACGTCGCCGCCGCCGACCGAAACCGAAGGGCGGACGGTCGTCTGGACCGGGCCGGAGGAGTTCGCCGACCAGCAGCCGACGGTACGGTTCGAACCCGCGGAATCGGACGCGACGGCCGCCGACGAGACGACCGCCTCGAGCGGGTCGTTCTCCCCGCCGCTCGTCGGCGTCGCGTCGATCGCCGCCCTCGCGCTCGTCCTCGGCGGTATCGCCGTCGCCGTCGTCTCGGACCGCAAACCCGTCGCGCGGATCCGCGCGAGACTCTCAGGTGCGTTCTCCTCCGCGAGCGGGCCGGCCGACTCGGCGGACGGAGAAGCGACCGGGGCGGCAACCGGCGTCGCCGACGACGGTGCAAGTTCGGCCGACGGAGCGGACTCCGCCTCCCCGCCGGATCCCGAACTCCTCACCGACGAGGACCGCGTCCGGCGCCTGCTCGAGCGAAACGGCGGTCGAATACGCCAGGCCGAGATCGCCGACGAACTCGAGTGGTCGGCCTCGAAGACCTCGCGGGTCGTCTCGGCGATGGCCGACGAGGGAACTGTCGAGAAGCTCCGGATCGGCCGCGAGAACGTGATCGATCTGCTCGAGGACTCCGAGTAG
- a CDS encoding DUF7345 domain-containing protein: MRPIQRTNPRTDRGRGRLRTYAAWLLALALVAVAATGGAAASPGVGTGQSAEQGDDRAASDEAFVVALEDDGDATVTVRVAFDLTDEAERAAFDSLRENETKRDRLEARTEQRFRTIAAEAASETGREMTVENVRTSFETVDGGDRGVVSVAADWRGLAATADGTLRVTEPFASGFTADRPVVLELPDGYELAASDPTPADRTAERAVWDANTSFEGYEAAIEPADDGGTAAEGTGDSLPGPGVVGSLVAIGGGVWLSRRR, from the coding sequence ATGAGACCGATACAACGGACGAATCCACGAACTGATCGCGGTCGGGGACGTCTGCGAACGTACGCCGCGTGGCTCCTCGCCCTCGCGCTCGTCGCCGTCGCCGCGACCGGGGGCGCCGCCGCAAGCCCCGGCGTCGGTACCGGTCAAAGCGCCGAGCAGGGCGACGACCGGGCGGCCTCCGACGAGGCATTCGTCGTCGCCCTCGAGGACGACGGCGACGCGACGGTGACCGTCCGCGTCGCGTTCGACCTGACGGACGAAGCCGAGCGAGCGGCCTTCGACTCGCTGCGCGAGAACGAAACGAAGCGCGACCGCCTCGAGGCGCGGACCGAGCAGCGGTTTCGGACGATCGCCGCCGAGGCAGCTTCCGAAACCGGGCGCGAGATGACCGTCGAAAACGTCCGCACGTCGTTCGAGACGGTCGATGGGGGCGACCGCGGTGTCGTCTCCGTGGCTGCCGACTGGCGCGGCCTCGCGGCGACGGCGGACGGGACCCTCCGCGTGACCGAGCCGTTCGCCAGCGGATTCACGGCCGATCGGCCGGTCGTCCTCGAGCTACCGGACGGGTACGAACTCGCCGCGTCCGATCCGACACCGGCCGACCGGACCGCCGAGCGTGCGGTCTGGGACGCGAACACCTCCTTCGAGGGGTACGAGGCCGCGATCGAGCCGGCGGACGACGGCGGGACGGCTGCCGAGGGAACGGGCGACTCCCTGCCCGGCCCCGGCGTCGTCGGCTCGCTGGTGGCGATCGGCGGCGGCGTCTGGCTGTCTCGTCGCCGCTAG
- a CDS encoding FAD-binding and (Fe-S)-binding domain-containing protein — translation MATDPTDSTDPIVSADRPTTDQDPALDPQANYDYRSDDIDRPELVADLERRIAGEVRADSYSRQLYATDASIYEVTPIGVVFPRSTEDVAAVVEYCAERGIPVLPRGGGTSLAGQTVNEAVVLDFTRDMDGVVDVDPDARRATAQTGIYLESLNEALAPHGLKFAPDPAWGDKSALGGAIGNNSTGAHSLQYGKTDAYVEEVEVVLADGTVTTFGEVAVDDLPELADGDDLEAAIYAEVARILEERGDLIEETYPDLKRNVSGYNLDWLVEDARGAERGIGEPDAEGGTVNLAKLLCGSEGTLAIVTEATVSLEPIPEEKSMALLAYESVLDAMDDVEPIVDHDPAAVEVIDDVMIDLARNTPEFAPVTEMLPDGTAAVLVVEFYADDLDDGKRKVANLLADRCPTVDPDGEADDETDRTISDADELAFDAIEAYDADSRAKIWKLRKSGLPILLSRTTDEKHVAFIEDTGIPPENLRAFVADFQRVLEDHDTYASFYAHAGPGVLHIRPLVNTKTEAGLEAMESIADAVTDLVVEYDGSVSGEHGDGRARTQWNRKLYGEEMWETFQELKTAFDPDWLLNPGQVVFRDDDPTDMTENHRFGPDYAFDAGFDPHLEWDNDNGFQGMAELCHGCGGCRGEQSTTGGVMCPTFRAEDEEILSTRGRANALRQAMSGNLDPDEQFSDEFVEEVLDLCIGCKGCKHDCPSGVDMAKMKAELTYEHHKRAGTSLRDRMFANFETLAKLGSATAPLSNWATAIPGSGLVAEKLLGISRERDLPTFRRNTFAKRVADHRPAVPAADAERRVVLVPDVYTNHEYPEAGEAALEVLEAAGVHVEVAEPRDVGRPAYSKGLLDEAAENAQQTVHDLLPYVEDGYDVVLLEPSDAVMIQSDYRDLFDHEQVEAVAENTYGVCEYLDTFRLDETLAFDAPDTHLAYHGHCHQKAHAKDHHAVGVLRRAGYAVDPLDSTCCGMAGSFGYEAEHYSMSKAIGEVLYEQVDDSEGDRVVAPGASCRTQLGDRSDAAEEPPTPIEVVAEALAE, via the coding sequence ATGGCAACTGATCCAACTGATTCCACCGATCCGATCGTGTCGGCCGATCGACCGACGACAGACCAGGACCCTGCACTCGATCCGCAGGCGAACTACGACTACCGCAGCGACGATATCGATCGGCCGGAGCTGGTCGCCGACCTCGAGCGGCGGATCGCCGGCGAGGTCCGCGCTGACTCGTACTCACGTCAGCTGTACGCGACCGACGCGAGCATCTACGAGGTGACGCCGATCGGGGTCGTCTTCCCGCGATCGACCGAGGACGTCGCCGCCGTCGTCGAGTACTGCGCCGAGCGGGGGATTCCGGTGCTACCCCGCGGCGGCGGAACGAGCCTCGCCGGCCAGACCGTCAACGAGGCCGTCGTCCTCGATTTCACGAGAGACATGGACGGCGTCGTCGACGTCGATCCAGACGCGCGGCGGGCGACCGCCCAGACGGGGATCTACCTCGAGTCGCTTAACGAGGCGCTGGCACCCCACGGACTGAAGTTCGCGCCCGATCCCGCCTGGGGGGACAAGAGCGCGCTCGGCGGCGCGATCGGCAACAACTCGACCGGCGCTCACTCCCTGCAGTACGGGAAGACCGACGCCTACGTCGAGGAGGTCGAGGTCGTCCTCGCGGACGGCACCGTCACGACCTTCGGCGAGGTCGCCGTCGACGACCTGCCCGAGCTCGCCGACGGCGACGACCTCGAGGCGGCGATCTACGCCGAGGTGGCTCGCATTTTAGAGGAGCGGGGCGACCTGATCGAGGAGACCTATCCCGACCTCAAGCGCAACGTCTCCGGCTACAACCTCGACTGGCTCGTCGAGGACGCTCGCGGTGCCGAGCGCGGGATCGGCGAACCCGACGCCGAGGGCGGCACCGTCAACCTCGCGAAACTGCTCTGTGGCAGCGAGGGGACCCTGGCGATCGTCACCGAGGCGACGGTGTCGCTCGAGCCGATCCCCGAGGAAAAGAGCATGGCCCTGCTGGCCTACGAGTCGGTACTCGACGCGATGGACGACGTCGAGCCGATCGTCGACCACGATCCCGCCGCGGTCGAGGTGATCGACGACGTGATGATCGACCTCGCCCGGAACACGCCCGAGTTCGCTCCCGTCACCGAGATGCTTCCGGACGGGACGGCCGCCGTGTTAGTCGTCGAGTTCTACGCCGACGACCTCGACGACGGCAAGCGGAAGGTCGCGAACCTGCTCGCCGATCGCTGCCCGACCGTCGATCCCGACGGCGAGGCCGACGACGAGACCGATCGAACGATCTCCGACGCCGACGAGCTCGCGTTCGACGCGATCGAGGCCTACGACGCGGACAGTCGGGCGAAGATCTGGAAGCTCCGCAAGTCCGGCCTGCCGATCCTCCTCTCGCGGACGACCGACGAGAAACACGTCGCGTTCATCGAGGACACCGGGATCCCGCCGGAAAACCTCCGGGCGTTCGTCGCGGACTTTCAGCGGGTCCTCGAGGATCACGACACCTACGCCAGCTTCTACGCCCACGCCGGCCCCGGCGTCCTCCACATTCGACCGCTCGTGAACACGAAGACGGAAGCGGGACTCGAAGCGATGGAATCGATCGCCGACGCCGTGACGGACCTCGTCGTCGAGTACGACGGCTCGGTCTCGGGCGAACACGGCGACGGTCGCGCGCGCACCCAGTGGAACCGCAAGCTGTACGGCGAGGAGATGTGGGAGACGTTCCAGGAGCTGAAAACGGCGTTCGACCCCGACTGGCTCCTGAACCCGGGACAGGTCGTCTTCCGCGACGACGATCCCACCGACATGACGGAGAACCACCGGTTCGGCCCCGACTACGCGTTCGACGCCGGATTCGATCCGCACCTCGAGTGGGACAACGACAACGGCTTCCAGGGGATGGCCGAGCTCTGTCACGGCTGTGGCGGCTGTCGGGGCGAGCAGTCCACGACGGGGGGCGTGATGTGTCCGACGTTCCGCGCCGAAGACGAGGAGATCCTCTCGACGCGAGGGCGAGCGAACGCCCTCAGACAGGCGATGAGCGGGAATCTCGATCCCGACGAACAGTTCAGCGACGAGTTCGTCGAGGAGGTACTGGATCTCTGTATCGGCTGCAAGGGCTGTAAGCACGACTGCCCGAGCGGGGTCGACATGGCCAAGATGAAGGCGGAACTCACCTACGAACACCACAAGCGAGCGGGCACCTCGCTACGGGACCGCATGTTCGCCAACTTCGAGACGCTCGCGAAGCTGGGGTCGGCGACCGCGCCGCTCTCGAACTGGGCGACCGCGATCCCCGGCAGCGGCCTCGTCGCCGAGAAACTGCTCGGCATCTCGCGGGAGCGAGACCTGCCGACGTTCCGGCGAAACACGTTCGCAAAGCGCGTCGCGGACCACCGGCCAGCCGTCCCGGCGGCGGACGCCGAACGGCGAGTCGTCCTCGTCCCGGACGTCTACACCAACCACGAGTACCCCGAGGCCGGCGAGGCAGCCCTCGAGGTGCTCGAGGCCGCGGGGGTCCACGTCGAGGTCGCGGAGCCGCGCGACGTGGGCCGCCCCGCCTACTCGAAAGGGCTGCTCGACGAGGCCGCCGAAAACGCACAGCAGACCGTCCACGACCTGCTGCCCTACGTCGAGGACGGGTACGACGTGGTCCTGCTCGAGCCGTCCGACGCCGTCATGATCCAGTCGGATTACCGCGACCTGTTCGACCACGAGCAGGTCGAGGCGGTCGCGGAGAACACCTACGGCGTCTGCGAGTACCTCGATACGTTCCGTCTCGACGAGACGCTCGCGTTCGACGCACCCGACACCCACCTCGCCTATCACGGCCACTGCCACCAGAAGGCCCACGCCAAGGACCACCACGCCGTCGGGGTCCTCCGACGGGCGGGGTACGCGGTCGATCCGCTCGACTCGACGTGCTGCGGGATGGCCGGTTCGTTCGGCTACGAAGCCGAGCACTACTCGATGAGCAAGGCGATCGGGGAGGTGCTGTACGAGCAGGTCGACGACAGCGAGGGCGACCGCGTCGTCGCCCCCGGCGCGTCCTGTCGGACGCAGCTCGGAGACCGGTCCGACGCGGCCGAGGAGCCGCCGACGCCGATCGAAGTCGTCGCCGAGGCGCTCGCGGAGTAA